The Podospora bellae-mahoneyi strain CBS 112042 chromosome 7, whole genome shotgun sequence genome includes a window with the following:
- the ARO80 gene encoding zinc finger transcriptional activator (EggNog:ENOG503NZS1; COG:S), producing MAQFAASAAQLSMSPISPAAALSSSGAAGGSASGPPPPSGSAGAGSGVGGAVSPPLRPGHHREQSQSSVTQVQGGSGQPQQHKRVYQACIPCRRRKVRCDLGSVDDPHEPPCVRCRRESKECYFSATRRKRKIDDGSVEEDPEQDEYILRNGRKSLRTTVESPASSTAAYDRRLYSEVPLTPGGSRGRSIPLKRPNDLASTRGRGGSVGGGGEFGNGEPNTPLENFEAKTMMRREVYGPHDALDLLYKAATDNSSHKIDENPAPSRRATQSQAHSHSHSHSIHAHNQVDSRKSSNTITPGTYHHTRHPSRADGPTVDQQIDPELSKTEQLPDLGKEEALKAWARFRFVRAGWFTAQEAIDYIEYYYKYLSPLTPISPPTFQTPSSHLTLLTEEPILTVTLLTIASRYRKMPGTGGHCRSHAIHEQLWTYLRGMIERVVWGQEAFGGGFCGSGADDMQNSSTAPWRGLRRGSLRTLGTIESLMILTEWHPRALHFPPNEATDELLLPDFSSQSPVDSDSHRPGGRIGGPRIESWLEPAWRSDRMCWMLLSTGMGLAYELGVFDDIDELLATGAIARPEYEEEAYRLRASRIKRLLLIYLSQLAGRLGWTNMVPDELRRSDEKYTFKRRPNTVEGNTPGTNQSSLSNVFNYIPDLELDDQIIHCWAGISNAMHLGNEKLFRSRKHTTDIIQSGSYISLLKEFQPLLRDWWNHFERFRMPPYIRHILTIEYEYVRIYINSLSLQAVVERCTNNAGGGPNGGNGTATGGEGGGSVSGQSGPQLSPQTQHYYGKLPLGQLGGFGVEDQEYVREVVNGSRNLLRTVVEGLLPDDYLKHAPVRTYFRIISGAMFLLKTFALGAPKSDVEISIGLMDQTVSALRNCVVDDVHLGIRFADMLETLTGRLRNRFIHAPPPPAPPVGSATGQQQQDGMGGIMGLQGDANGHQHGGVNGHGLHHQHSHHNNNGVADPWLKLREGAGAAERSATPANISATPWDLTTGNFPYPTGSASMFGPSTPAATTGLDNTNGNGNNSAHSHNNGLDTNAFLDDWTNPGNEMWYLPTGPAFFQNIDNSTSVSMTAEGVNVGGLDLLEYMAMDNPMDGFGMDGSGF from the exons GCTCCGCTTCTGGACCTCCGCCACCAAGTGGCTCCGCCGGGGCCGGGTccggtgttggtggggcCGTTTCTCCCCCATTACGTCCGGGCCACCATAGGGAACAGTCGCAGTCTTCTGTCACCCAGGTACAGGGTGGTAGTGGACAACCTCAGCAACATAAACGGGTGTACCAAGCCTGCATACCTTGCCGCCGTCGAAAAGTCCGTTGCGATTTGGGATCGGTCGATGATCCACACGAACCGCCTTGCGTGCGGTGCCGCCGTGAGAGCAAAGAATGCTACTTTAGCGCGACGAGACGGAAGAGAAAGATTGATGATGGGtctgtggaggaggacccGGAGCAGGATGAATATATCTTGAGGAATGGCAGGAAATCGCTCAGGACCACGGTCGAATCACCTGCGAGCAGCACGGCTGCGTATGATCGACGACTCTACAGCGAGGTCCCGCTTACACCCGGAGGTAGCCGGGGGAGATCGATACCTCTCAAAAGGCCCAATGACTTGGCGTCGacgagagggagaggggggagtgtaggcggtggtggggagtttgggaaCGGCGAGCCGAATACACCACTGGAGAACTTCGAGGCGAAGAccatgatgaggagggaggtgtatGGACCTCACGATGCGCTGGATTTGCTTTACAAGGCTGCTACGGATAA CTCGTCGCACAAGATCGACGAGAACCCCGCTCCAAGCCGCCGAGCTACACAGTCACAGGCGCATTCGCATTCACACTCCCACTCCATCCATGCCCACAATCAGGTCGATTCACGCAAGTCGTCGAACACGATTACACCGGGCACATACCATCATACCCGTCACCCCTCGCGAGCAGATGGCCCCACCGTCGACCAGCAGATCGACCCGGAGCTTAGCAAGACCGAGCAGCTGCCGGATCTTGGCAAGGAAGAGGCCCTCAAGGCCTGGGCGAGATTCCGCTTCGTACGGGCAGGATGGTTTACCGCCCAGGAAGCAATTGATTACATTGAATA CTATTACAAGTACCTCTCACCACTTACACCCATATCACCGCCGACATTCCAGACGCCGTCTTCTCACTTGACGTTACTGACTGAGGAACCGATACTCACCGTGACCCTCTTGACCATCGCCTCCAGATACCGCAAGATGCCCGGCACCGGCGGCCACTGTCGTTCACACGCCATCCACGAACAGTTGTGGACCTACCTCCGCGGCATGATCGAAAGAGTCGTCTGGGGTCAGGAGGcgtttggtggtggcttctGTGGCTCAGGGGCAGATGATATGCAGAACTCGAGCACGGCTCCATGGAGGGGTCTGCGGAGAGGCAGTCTACGAACTCTGGGCACGATTGAGTCCCTGATGATATTGACAGAATGGCACCCTCGCGCCCTCCACTTCCCGCCAAACGAAGCCACTGACGAGCTACTCCTTCCTGACTTTAGCTCCCAGAGCCCGGTGGATAGTGACAGCCACCGGcctggggggaggattgggggCCCCAGAATTGAAAGCTGGCTTGAGCCGGCGTGGCGGAGTGATAGGATGTGCTGGATGCTGCTGAGCACAGGGATGGGCTTGGCGTATGAGTTGGGCGTGTTTGATGACATCGACGAGCTGCTCGCCACAGGGGCTATTGCTAGGCCAGAGTATGAAGAAGAAGCGTACCGGCTCCGAGCGAGCAGGATCAAGAGGCTGCTTTTAATTTACCTCAGCCAACTGGCCGGTAGGTTGGGCTGGACGAACATGGTACCTGACGAGCTGCGGAGGTCGGACGAGAAGTACACCTTCAAGAGGAGGCCCAATACTGTGGAGGGTAACACGCCCGGGACCAACCAGTCGTCACTGTCCAATGTTTTCAACTACATACCTGATCTGGAGCTCGATGATCAAATCATCCACTGCTGGGCGGGCATCAGCAACGCGATGCACCTCGGCAACGAGAAATTGTTCAGGTCGAGGAAGCACACGACTGATATCATCCAGAGCGGGAGCTACATTTCTCTTCTCAAAGAGTTCCAGCCGCTGTTGAGGGACTGGTGGAATCATTTTGAGCGATTCCGGATGCCCCCATACATCAGACACATACTCACGATTGAGTATGAGTACGTCCGCATCTATATCAACTCGCTCTCCCTTCAGGCTGTCGTCGAACGGTGCACTAACAACGCCGGCGGGGGGCCTAACGGGGGCAATGGTACCGCGaccggaggggagggaggcggcaGTGTATCGGGGCAATCTGGACCGCAGCTGTCACCCCAGACACAGCACTACTACGGCAAGCTGCCTTTGGGCCAGCTAGGCGGatttggtgttgaggacCAGGAGTATGTGAGGGAGGTTGTTAATGGCAGCCGAAACCTGCTCCGGACCGTGGTCGAGGGGTTGCTGCCGGATGATTATCTGAAGCACGCGCCGGTGAGAACGTATTTCAGAATTATCTCTGGGGCTATGTTCTTACTCAAGACCTTTGCGCTGGGGGCACCCAAGTCGGATGTGGAGATCAGCATTGGGCTAATGGATCAGACTGTCAGCGCGTTGAGGAACTgtgtggtggatgatgtgcACTTGGGCATTAGGTTTGCGGATATGCTGGAGACATtgacggggaggttgaggaacaGGTTTATCCATgcgccccctccaccagcaccgccagtGGGGTCGGCTACgggacagcaacagcaggatGGAATGGGGGGGATAATGGGGCTTCAGGGGGATGCTAATGGGCATCAACATGGGGGCGTGAATGGGCACGGGCTGCATCATCAGCACTCCCATCACAACAATAATGGGGTGGCGGATCCgtggttgaagttgagggagggggctggtgctgctg AACGATCTGCAACCCCAGCCAACATATCAGCCACACCATGGGATCTCACCACGGGCAATTTCCCTTACCCGACTGGCTCGGCATCCATGTTTGgaccctccaccccagccgCAACCACAGGTCTGGACAATACCAatggcaacggcaacaactCTGCTCACAGCCACAACAACGGGCTGGACACCAACGCCTTTTTGGACGACTGGACCAACCCCGGAAACGAAATGTGGTACCTGCCCACCGGACCGGCCTTCTTCCAAAACATCGACAATAGCACCTCGGTGTCGATGACGGCTGAGGGTGTGAATGTGGGTGGGTTGGACCTGCTGGAGTACATGGCGATGGACAACCCCATGGACGGGTTTGGCATGGATGGGAGTGGTTTCTag
- a CDS encoding hypothetical protein (COG:O; EggNog:ENOG503NU7E; MEROPS:MER0005433) codes for MGGAPDLPQRSSSPLKRPASSMEPETDSTNLKEDVVMGTENESAAKAKEGKDEVMDGAPSSPKQSTTESSGLPLRNDIPPLDQQIKTIETLVKAFAETPIQEGDEAYLVSRKWLQRAQAFGLDSKHVSKEVPEGSLGPVDNSDIIETKFTDSNGVECVKLKPGLGTESFELFPKDAWDLLLFWYGLATGQAPIIRLAHNTAPDAVSDPVIQFEFHPPVFTIHRLWSATSPIPIEQEIKLKKPPPPIVVQSTSFSYHKFLRRVKELASVAPDRKVRVWRVLQTIPATETPASEPSKSSGMMKTPPDSPVQEVSVPDGFPAVPGAWPEMLLDVVTFGQLEKGVQRALVEAQDTTVHANYNGKRSLSLVGLNVDQTLVLDEEVERQDWVSTYSGSNGKNLTTRNSSTAVVQARANVSGRSSPALSAPLTRGRAQQKSGRTHGCVGLQNLGNTCYMNSALQCLRAVEELTKYFLTHEAKKEINTDNPLAHGGDVALSYGRLLEEIYKDPTPNSVAPRQFKSVIGRYAPAFSGYGQQDSQEFLGWLLDGLQEDLNRILRKPYIEKPDSTDEMINNPAAIREMALQVWNITKRRDDSVISDLFTGLYKSTLVCPECNKISITFDPFTNLTLPLPMANSWSREIRFYPLNDAPVNIVVDIDKNSSIKGLKQFISQRVGVPVDRLMASEEFSGKFFKHYDDMATVSDDISSNDIVVVHELEAPPSNLALTKDPKKQKIKSLLADNDEEDLEDPMVQSMVVPVLHMCSQGKAKRKKSVLVPPHFIVLNPEEACSEDIIRRKILEKVATFTTHPELAAVEETDAGDNIDPEMANVASDVDSSGDSKIVAKSVEGEEDIVDVTMADANDAPKPAASSGAEQFSQALKAFKSQRPKWIDPEEFLAPQFQNLFDLSFFSEGTMTIPTGWQSVTEGNAYPRLSTRQPKPIMSDVEMQSPGAWANSDASGSDEVNEVTRMAEESSDDDSDFPHPVKDLQSRAIEPPSHQVNARGGKKKIKARQQHMYGKKAKKRFEKQQKGRMQKQHASRRDTGPIEGPLVRLGEGIIVDWNEEAWEALFDGQPGESMRGCKTFENVDTLVDPALEAKKKQRALRAKHGITLEDCLNEFEKEEILSEQDTWYCPRCKEHRRASKKFDLWKTPDILVVHLKRFSSVGYRREKLDILVDFPVEGLDLTSRVIDKEDGKQEIYDLIAVDDHWGGLGGGHYTAKAKNFNDGSWYEYNDTGVSKCSDPQKVVSAAAYLLFYRRRSETPLGGPKFQEIFDKYDSQIASADQDTSDSGEGQRLGLSSSLRGSPSASTGAGLTLPRGKRGLVSDDSDRAGQALVPADPELPSYQASVGNGGEDTEMGAALWDQSTLHNSIEGDEDEGIGLPDYDNGGMAGMTSVIGSNWNFQNIKPGSVASDGDIASDIAQNDNSSNDDGFAAGDEMDEVFMSGPSLEFIEHEPTFPEEEIPAPPAEAQNLFDQIAEDKWAQQQIHTIPADIADDHASDKVAEIRVGDGGEDQQAQVQKPSA; via the exons ATGGGGGGTGCTCCCGATCTTCCCCAGCGGTCCTCGTCCCCGCTCAAACGACCTGCCTCCAGCATGGAGCCCGAAACGGACAGTACAAACCTGAAAGAGGATGTGGTTATGGGAACCGAGAATGAATCTGCTGCAAAGGCCAAAGAGGGCAAGGATGAAGTGATGGATGGGGCTCCATCAAGCCCAAAGCAGTCCACCACAGAGTCAAGTGGGCTTCCTCTACGGAACG ATATTCCTCCGCTCGATCAGCAAATCAAAACCATTGAGACTCTCGTCAAGGCGTTTGCTGAGACTCCCATCCAGGAGGGTGACGAGGCGTACCTAGTGTCAAGGAAATGGCTTCAACGGGCCCAGGCCTTTGGGCTGGATAGCAAACATGTCAGCAAAGAGGTGCCAGAAGGGTCCCTCGGTCCAGTGGACAATTCGGACATCATTGAGACCAAGTTCACAGACTCCAATGGAGTAGAGTGTGTCAAACTGAAGCCAGGCTTGGGAACGGAGAGTTTCGAGCTGTTCCCCAAAGATGCCTGGgatctcttgctcttctggTACGGGCTGGCTACTGGACAAGCTCCGATTATCCGGCTTGCACACAACACGGCCCCCGATGCGGTTTCGGATCCCGTTATTCAGTTCGAGTTCCACCCTCCTGTGTTTACTATACACAGATTGTGGTCGGCCACGAGCCCGATTCCTATAGAGCAGGAAATCAAGCTCAAGaagcccccccctcccattgTGGTTCAGAGTACGTCCTTCAGCTATCACAAGTTCCTTAGACGAGTTAAGGAGCTTGCTAGTGTGGCACCGGACCGCAAGGTGCGCGTATGGCGAGTTCTGCAGACCATCCCCGCCACGGAAACCCCAGCCTCGGAGCCCTCAAAATCCTctgggatgatgaagactcCTCCGGACTCTCCAGTTCAAGAGGTTAGCGTTCCCGATGGATTTCCTGCCGTCCCCGGGGCTTGGCCCGAGATGCTTCTTGATGTGGTAACTTTTGGGCAGTTGGAGAAGGGTGTCCAACGCGCCCTTGTTGAGGCACAGGACACAACTGTCCATGCCAACTACAACGGCAAGAGGAGCCTGTCGCTGGTAGGCCTCAATGTCGATCAAACCCTTGTTCTGGACGAAGAAGTGGAGCGTCAGGACTGGGTGTCTACATATAGTGGTTCCAACGGCAAGAATTTGACAACTAGGAATAGCTCAACCGCTGTCGTTCAGGCCCGGGCCAACGTCAGCGGACGTAGCAGCCCCGCGCTTTCGGCACCTCTCACCAGAGGCCGCGCCCAGCAAAAGTCGGGGCGGACCCACGGCTGTGTAGGTCTCCAGAACTTGGGCAACACGTGCTACATGAACTCTGCTCTTCAGTGTCTGCGTGCCGTCGAGGAACTTACAAAGTATTTCCTCACTCATGAAGCAAAAAAGGAGATCAACACCGACAATCCTCTCGCCCATGGTGGAGATGTTGCCCTCTCCTACGGACGGCTGCTTGAAGAAATCTACAAGGATCCCACACCAAACTCGGTTGCACCACGCCAATTCAAGAGCGTTATTGGTCGGTATGCTCCTGCCTTCTCGGGATATGGCCAGCAGGATTCGCAAGAGTTCCTTGGCTGGCTTCTCGACGGTCTCCAAGAGGATCTCAATCGCATCCTCAGGAAGCCGTACATTGAGAAGCCCGACTCTACCGACGAGATGATCAACAACCCTGCAGCGATTCGGGAGATGGCCCTCCAGGTTTGGAACATTACGAAGCGGAGAGATGACTCGGTCATCTCTGATCTGTTCACCGGCTTGTACAAGTCTACTCTTGTGTGCCCCGAATGCAACAAGATCAGCATCACATTCGACCCTTTCACCAACCTgacccttcccctccccatggCAAACTCGTGGTCCAGAGAGATCAGGTTTTATCCGCTGAATGATGCACCCGTCAACATTGTCGTTGATATCGACAagaacagcagcatcaagggATTGAAGCAGTTCATTTCGCAGCGTGTCGGGGTACCTGTCGACCGTCTCATGGCGTCCGAGGAATTCTCGGGCAAATTTTTCAAGCACTATGATGATATGGCGACTGTCTCTGACGACATCTCTAGCAACGATATCGTCGTTGTTCATGAGCTCGAGgctcccccctcaaacttGGCCTTGACCAAAGACccaaagaagcaaaagatcaAGTCTCTTTTGGCTGAcaatgatgaggaagacTTGGAGGATCCTATGGTGCAAAGCATGGTTGTTCCTGTCTTGCACATGTGTTCACAGGGCAAAGCCAAGCGCAAGAAGAGCGTTCTGGTGCCGCCGCACTTTATCGTGCTGAACCCAGAGGAGGCATGCAGCGAAGACATCATCCGGCGGAAAATCTTGGAGAAGGTGGCGACGTTTACCACACATCCTGAACTTGCTGCGGTGGAGGAAACCGACGCAGGCGATAATATTGATCCGGAGATGGCCAATGTGGCCTCGGATGTTGATTCTTCAGGCGACTCCAAGATAGTAGCGAAGTcggttgagggtgaagaagacatTGTCGACGTCACCATGGCTGATGCAAACGATGCGCCCAAGCCAGCAGCGTCCAGCGGGGCTGAACA ATTCTCACAGGCGCTGAAGGCATTCAAGTCACAGCGGCCCAAGTGGATAGACCCCGAAGAGTTCCTCGCGCCGCAGTTCCAGAACCTGTTTGAtctcagcttcttctcggaAGGCACTATGACCATACCTACTGGGTGGCAGTCTGTGACCGAGGGGAATGCGTACCCGAGACTCAGCACCAGGCAGCCAAAGCCGATAATGTCGGATGTCGAGATGCAGAGCCCCGGAGCTTGGGCCAACTCTGATGCTAGCGGCAGCGACGAAGTGAACGAGGTCACTCGCATGGCAGAGGAATCCAGCGATGATGACTCGGATTTCCCTCATCCAGTCAAG GACCTCCAGTCACGAGCGATTGAACCGCCATCCCACCAAGTGAACGCACGCGGTGGtaagaagaagatcaaggctcGCCAACAGCATATGTatggcaagaaggccaagaagcggTTCGAAAAGCAACAGAAGGGCCGCATGCAGAAGCAACACGCAAGCCGGCGTGATACCGGTCCCATTGAAGGTCCCCTGGTCCGTCTAGGTGAAGGTATCATCGTGGACTGGAACGAGGAGGCCTGGGAGGCTCTCTTTGACGGCCAGCCAGGAGAGTCAATGCGCGGCTGCAAGACCTTTGAGAATGTAGACACTCTGGTGGACCCTGCCCTtgaagccaagaagaagcaaagagCTCTGCGTGCGAAGCATGGCATTACACTTGAGGATTGCCTGAAcgagtttgagaaggaggaaatcTTGTCAGAGCAGGATACGTGGTACTGCCCACGCTGCAAAGAGCATCGACGGGCTAGCAAGAAGTTCGATCTCTGGAAGACACCAGACATTCTAGTCGTCCACCTCAAGCGTTTCAGTTCTGTTGGATACCGCAGGGAAAAGCTCGACATTCTGGTTGACTTTCCAGTGGAAGGACTCGATCTGACTTCTCGGGTCATCGACAAGGAGGACGGGAAACAAGAGATTTACGACCTCATTGCCGTTGATGACCActggggtggtttgggtggtggtcacTATACTGCCAAAGCCAAGAACTTCAACGATGGCTCCTGGTATGAGTATAACG ACACGGGTGTGAGTAAGTGCAGCGATCCTCAAAAGGTTGTCAGTGCTGCTGCGTACCTTCTCTTCTACAGAAGACGCTCTGAAACACCGCTGGGCGGACCCAAGTTTCAGGAGATCTTCGACAAGTATGACAGCCAGATTGCCTCCGCCGATCAAGACACGTCCGACTCGGGGGAAGGGCAGCGTCTCGGCCTAAGCTCCTCCCTTCGTGGATCGCCGAGCGCTTCGACCGGAGCAGGTCTAACTCTCCCTCGAGGAAAACGTGGTTTGGTTAGCGACGACTCTGACCGCGCGGGACAGGCCCTTGTCCCTGCTGACCCTGAACTGCCATCCTATCAGGCAAGCGTGGGGAATGGTGGCGAGGATACCGAGATGGGCGCTGCACTGTGGGATCAATCCACGTTGCACAACAGCattgagggtgatgaggatgagggcaTCGGCCTTCCCGACTACGACAATGGCGGTATGGCCGGCATGACTTCGGTTATTGGCTCGAACTGGAATTTCCAGAACATCAAGCCTGGCTCGGTGGCGTCTGACGGGGACATTGCTAGCGATATTGCGCAGAACGACAACTCGTCCAACGACGACGGCTTTGCGGCCGGGGACGAGATGGATGAAGTCTTCATGAGTGGTCCATCACTGGAATTTATTGAGCATGAGCCGACATTCCCCGAAGAAGAGATCCCAGCGCCTCCCGCCGAAGCACAGAACCTGTTTGATCAGATAGCCGAGGACAAATGGGCACAGCAGCAGATTCACACCATACCTGCCGATATTGCCGATGATCATGCCAGCGACAAGGTTGCTGAGATACGGGTTGGTGACGGAGGCGAGGACCAACAGGCTCAGGTGCAAAAACCGAGTGCTTAG
- the STE23 gene encoding metalloprotease (EggNog:ENOG503NUAC; COG:O; MEROPS:MER0003386) → MANSEETPPPSKIEVEVVTENLETPELDDRSYRVIRLPNGLEALLVHDPTTDKAAAAVDVNVGSHSDEDDMPGMAHAVEHLLFMGTKKFPVENAYHQYMSNHSGLTNAFTATTSTNYHFEVSAKPSNDEEPSATNPSPLLGALDRFAQFFIEPLFLENTLDRELRAVDSENKKNLQSDNWRLHQLKKTLSNPKHPHHHFSTGNLETLKTIPEAKGINVRDKFIEFYEKHYSANRMKLCVLGREPLDVLQAWVAEYFSPIKNKNLPRNRWEDEVPFTKDHLGVQIFAKPVMDTREITLSFPFMEQENLYETQPGGYISHLIGHEGPGSIMSYVKSKGWANGLGAGPSNICPGSPDLFDIGITLTEEGLKNYKEIVKVVFEYIALLRETEPQQWIFDEQKGMADVNFRFMEKSRAYRFASSVSQRMQKPIPREHLVSGYSKLRRFDPKLIKQALGWLRPDNFFLVVTSRNPPVTLDKKEKWYGTEYTVQAIPETLMKEVQAAATSTPDNRKAKLHLPHKNQFIPTKLDVEKKEVKEPAIAPRIIRNDSMVRTWYKKDDTFWVPKASIMVSCRTPITSLASMRAAGRLFTDSIKDALEEYSYDAELAGVEYTVICEERGMYIEVSGYNDKLSVLLEQVLVTMRDLDIRDDRFAIIKERTIRSYRNWELSAPWTQIGGYMSWLTTDHYNTILDIAEELPAVTADAVRSFKREFLAQMHMEVLIHGNFYKEDALKLTDMIEKTLKPRPFPPSQWRSPRGLVFSPGSNYVWKKTLKDPANVNHSIHYMLYTGAKIDRPQRARTALLDQIMHEPCFDQLRTKEQLGYIVYCGSWSNVTTFGVYFIIQSEKTAPYLETRIEKFLEDMGKRLEDMSEEDFEKNKRSLIERTLEKAKSLEGESNRHWQAIESEYYMFNNRQLMVENLKPLTKADMIEFFNHYINPSSPSRAKVAAYLEAQAKSDVTTKQITDLIKTLDLDESTAAQAATDLQSRLSAAGHDEEKEVEGLVDYLQGLGVPDGKVKAASDVWRRLHSEHGPGSGVVKDAEPPSSNGTTPTLIKDVRDFKALHATSRAPYPEKDLAEYYDLDAKL, encoded by the exons ATGGCCAACTCCGAGGaaacgccgccgccttccaaaatcgaggttgaggtggtgacCGAGAACCTCGAGACCCCCGAGCTGGATGATCGTTCATACCGTGTCATCCGTCTGCCCAACGGCTTGGAGGCTCTTCTGGTTCACGACCCCACCACTGACAAGGCCGCGGCCGCGGTTGATGTCAACGTTGGGAGCCACAGTGACGAGGATGATATGCCAGGAATGGCCCATGCCGTTGAACAT CTTCTGTTCATGGGGACCAAGAAATTCCCTGTCGAGAATGCCTATCATCAGTACATGTCAAACCATTCTGGGCTCACCAATGCCTTCACGgcgacaacctcaaccaactACCACTTTGAGGTCTCTGCCAAGCCCAGCAACGATGAAGAGCCATCTGCCACCAATCCCTCACCACTGCTGGGAGCGCTGGATCGCTTTGCCCAGTTCTTCATCGAGCCACTGTTCTTGGAGAACACTCTGGATCGTGAACTGAGGGCCGTTGATTcagaaaacaagaagaaTCTCCAGAGTGACAACTGGCGTCTGCACCAACTCAAAAAGACTCTCTCCAACCCgaaacacccccaccaccacttctcTACCGGCAACCTTGAGACGCTCAAGACCATCCCCGAGGCAAAGGGTATCAACGTGCGAGACAAGTTTATTGAGTTCTATGAGAAACATTATTCTGCCAACCGCATGAAGCTTTGCGTCTTGGGAAGGGAGCCCCTGGATGTTTTGCAGGCTTGGGTGGCCGAGTATTTCTCTcccatcaagaacaagaacctGCCACGCAACaggtgggaggatgaggttcCGTTCACAAAGGATCACTTGGGAGTCCAAATCTTCGCCAAGCCTGTGATGGATACTAGAGAAATTACTCTGAGCTTCCCCTTCATGGAGCAAGAGAATCTTTACGAGACGCAGCCTGGTGGATACATTAGCCATCTCATCGGCCATGAGGGCCCTGGCAGCATTATGTCCTATGTCAAGTCCAAGGGATGGGCCAACGGTCTGGGCGCCGGGCCAAGTAACATTTGCCCCGGGTCTCCGGACCTGTTCGATATCGGGATCACCTTGACAGAGGAGGGACTGAAAAACTACAAGGAGATCGTGAAGGTCGTGTTTGAGTACATCGCCCTTCTGCGAGAGACGGAGCCGCAGCAGTGGATCTTTGATGAGCAAAAAGGCATGGCAGATGTCAATTTCAGGTTCATGGAGAAGTCTCGAGCTTATCGGTTTGCAAGTTCCGTCAGCCAAAGGATGCAAAAGCCAATCCCTCGCGAGCATCTGGTGTCTGGATATTCCAAGCTTCGCAGATTCGACCCGAAGTTGATTAAGCAGGCTTTGGGCTGGCTACGACCTGACAACTTCTTTCTCGTTGTCACCTCACGGAATCCCCCTGTTACGTTGGACAAAAAGGAGAAATGGTATGGGACGGAGTACACCGTCCAAGCAATTCCGGAGACTCTGATGAAGGAGGTCCAGGCGGCAGCTACCAGCACACCTGACAACCGAAAAGCGAagcttcatctcccccacaaGAACCAGTTCATCCCAACAAAGCTAGacgtggagaagaaggaagtcAAAGAGCCTGCCATCGCCCCGCGGATTATCCGCAACGACTCTATGGTCCGGACCTGGTACAAGAAGGACGATACGTTCTGGGTCCCGAAAGCAAGTATAATGGTTAGCTGCCGGACACCAATCACCTCACTGGCGTCTATGCGGGCAGCAGGCCGTCTTTTCACAGATTCGATCAAGGACGCGCTCGAGGAATACTCATATGATGCCGAACTTGCTGGTGTTGAATATACTGTGATCTGCGAGGAGCGGGGAATGTATATTGAGGTCTCCGGTTATAACGACAAGCTTTCGGTGCTCCTAGAACAGGTTCTGGTCACCATGCGCGACCTCGACATCCGCGATGATCGGTtcgccatcatcaaggaACGCACGATCCGGTCATACCGAAACTGGGAGCTTTCAGCACCATGGACACAGATTGGTGGATACATGAGCTGGCTGACGACAGACCACTACAACACCATCCTGGATATTGCAGAGGAGCTTCCTGCCGTGACAGCTGATGCGGTGCGATCTTTCAAGAGGGAATTTTTGGCCCAGATGCACATGGAAGTCTTGATTCACGGCAACTTTTACAAGGAAGACGCACTGAAGCTGACCGACATGATCGAAAAGACGCTCAAGCCACGGCCATTCCCTCCATCTCAGTGGCGTTCACCTCGCGGGCTGGTGTTTTCTCCAGGGTCAAACTACGTCTGGAAGAAAACGCTCAAGGACCCCGCGAACGTGAACCACTCGATCCACTACATGCTCTACACAGGTGCCAAGATTGATCGTCCTCAGAGGGCAAGGACAGCTCTTTTGGACCAGATCATGCATGAGCCTTGTTTCGACCAGCTTCGCACCAAGGAACAGCTCGGATACATCGTTTACTGTGGCTCTTGGAGCAATGTGACAACGTTTGGTGTTTACTTCATCATTCAAAGTGAGAAGACGGCCCCCTATCTTGAGACCCGGATCGAAAAGTTCCTGGAGGACATGGGGAAGAGACTCGAGGATATGAGTGAGGAGGATTTCGAGAAGAACAAGCGAAGTTTGATTGAAAGGACGCTTGAGAAGGCCAAGTCGCTGGAGGGAGAGAGCAACCGGCACTGGCAGGCCATTGAGTCTGAATACTACATGTTCAACAACC GACAGTTGATGGTGGAGAATCTGAAGCCACTGACAAAGGCTGATATGATTGAATTTTTCAACCACTACATCAACCCTTCGTCCCCTTCGCGGGCGAAGGTTGCAGCTTATCTGGAGGCCCAGGCCAAGAGCGATGTGACAACGAAGCAAATTACGGATCTCATCAAGACGCTCGATCTCGATGAAAGTACCGCTGCCCAGGCTGCCACTGACCTGCAGTCTCGCCTGAGTGCGGCTGGCCATGACGAGGAAAAGGAGGTCGAAGGCCTTGTCGACTACCTCCAAGGCCTCGGGGTACCAGACGGCAAGGTAAAGGCTGCATCTGACGTGTGGAGAAGACTACACTCTGAGCATGGGCCCGGCAGCGGAGTTGTCAAGGACGCAgagccaccatcatccaatGGGACGACACCCACCCTCATCAAGGATGTGCGAGACTTCAAGGCACTCCATGCCACCAGCAGGGCTCCCTATCCAGAGAAGGATCTTGCGGAGTATTATGATTTGGATGCAAAGCTTTAG